The Prunus persica cultivar Lovell chromosome G7, Prunus_persica_NCBIv2, whole genome shotgun sequence genome has a segment encoding these proteins:
- the LOC18770118 gene encoding uncharacterized protein LOC18770118 isoform X2 produces the protein MFASRVSRIGVLILKQLSGGKPTSISRAGYNTRSCYNQYLQPLSETKLLRGSIFHKHHLFSTVSASDSSNEGIEQKEKISVTFVDKDGEEIHIKVPTGMSMLEAAHENDIDLEGACEGSLACSTCHVIVMDMDYYNKLEDPTDEENDMLDLAFGLTETSRLGCQVIAKPELDGIRLAIPAATRNFAVDGYVPKPH, from the exons ATGTTTGCTTCTAGAGTTTCAAGAATCGGAGTTTTGATACTCAAACAACTCTCCGGAG GCAAACCCACATCCATAAGCAGAGCAGGATATAATACGCGCAGTTGTTACAACCAATACTTGCAACCTCTG TCTGAAACTAAGTTGTTGCGGGGATCCATATTTCACAAGCATCATCTTTTTTCTACTGTTAGTGCCAGCGATTCTTCAAATGAAGGGATTGAGCAGAAAGAAAA GATATCTGTGACATTTGTTGATAAGGATGGAGAGGAAATACATATTAAGGTTCCTACTGGAATGTCTATGCTAGAAGCTGCCCATGAAAATGATATAGATCTTGAAG GAGCGTGTGAAGGTTCACTTGCCTGTTCAACATGTCATGTGATTGTGATG GATATGGACTATTACAACAAATTAGAAGACCCAACTGATGAGGAAAATGATATGTTGGACTTGGCCTTTGGGCTTACGGAAAC TTCTCGCTTGGGTTGTCAAGTGATTGCAAAACCTGAACTTGATGGAATTCGTTTAGCTATTCCTGCTGCCACCCGAAACTTTGCTGTTGATGGCTATGTTCCTAAACCGCACTAG
- the LOC18770118 gene encoding uncharacterized protein LOC18770118 isoform X1 produces MFASRVSRIGVLILKQLSGGKPTSISRAGYNTRSCYNQYLQPLFDQQSETKLLRGSIFHKHHLFSTVSASDSSNEGIEQKEKISVTFVDKDGEEIHIKVPTGMSMLEAAHENDIDLEGACEGSLACSTCHVIVMDMDYYNKLEDPTDEENDMLDLAFGLTETSRLGCQVIAKPELDGIRLAIPAATRNFAVDGYVPKPH; encoded by the exons ATGTTTGCTTCTAGAGTTTCAAGAATCGGAGTTTTGATACTCAAACAACTCTCCGGAG GCAAACCCACATCCATAAGCAGAGCAGGATATAATACGCGCAGTTGTTACAACCAATACTTGCAACCTCTG TTTGATCAACAGTCTGAAACTAAGTTGTTGCGGGGATCCATATTTCACAAGCATCATCTTTTTTCTACTGTTAGTGCCAGCGATTCTTCAAATGAAGGGATTGAGCAGAAAGAAAA GATATCTGTGACATTTGTTGATAAGGATGGAGAGGAAATACATATTAAGGTTCCTACTGGAATGTCTATGCTAGAAGCTGCCCATGAAAATGATATAGATCTTGAAG GAGCGTGTGAAGGTTCACTTGCCTGTTCAACATGTCATGTGATTGTGATG GATATGGACTATTACAACAAATTAGAAGACCCAACTGATGAGGAAAATGATATGTTGGACTTGGCCTTTGGGCTTACGGAAAC TTCTCGCTTGGGTTGTCAAGTGATTGCAAAACCTGAACTTGATGGAATTCGTTTAGCTATTCCTGCTGCCACCCGAAACTTTGCTGTTGATGGCTATGTTCCTAAACCGCACTAG